CCAAACGCAGCAGCAGGTAATGCAAGCAGGCCAAACAGAATCAATCCTAGCGGTAATAAACCAAAACTGGAATTCGATAGCATCATCATCCCGGCTTGTCCGAACATGACAGAGAATCCCCAGCGCCATGGTTTTTCAGGAAACTGGTAACCGAGCCAGCCCACGAACAAAATCGAAAGTGGATAAGTCACAGACCAGTAAGATGGATCATCCCAGGCTTCGTTTTTACCGCTTATCGTTGCCGTTACTTGCCATAAGACAGCACCCCCGATGATGGCAAGTGCGCAGGCAATATGTATTGCTCTATCGTTCATAGCGAATTAATTCAGAAAGAAGCAATTATGAACGGTAAGAATTGCTGCTAATTGAAGTAAAAATCACCGCTCATTTCAAGACACAGATCAATTCATCCCAGCACGTCGTGTAATTGGGACTTTTATTCCCCTGCTTCATCTTCCAGGGTTGTTTGAATCCCTCGGATGCCAGTTTTAGCGTGCCTCGCCCCATGCGGGCATTGATCTGATCCATGACACTCATCAATTTACTGGATTGGGTATCGGCTATTGATATTGAGCCAAAGAGATCCAGTTGCCGGTATTGTCTAGGTACCAGTTCAGATAGCATCACCCCCGCTTTTTGATATTTATAGCCACGGCGATAAATTCTGCGTAATCCCCATAAAGCTACCTTGGTCAGCAATCTTGTATCGTCCGTTTGTCTTGGTAGCGCAATCGTCATGCCGTTGGCATAATGCGGTTCTTTTTCATTGAACGGGCTGGTGCGGATGCTGACATGCACTGCCCCGGCATACGATTGTTGCCTGCGCAGTTTCTCTGCGGCGCGGCTGATGTAGAGGGATACTGATTCTTCCAAACTTGCCAAATCGGATACAGGAATACCGAACGAGCGGGAACTGACGATCTGTTTTTTCGGCGGATTGATTTCTTCCAGCTCGATACAGGTAGTGCCGTTAATTTCACGAATGATCTTTTCCATCACAACCGAGAAACGGGCAAGTAGCTGCGATGGCGATGCAGTTCTGAGATCCAGCACGGTTTTGATGCCGATTTCATGCAGTTTAGGTGCTAGCCGCCTGCCGATACCCCAGATTTCACCGACCTCGATGCGTTGAAACCAATCCGTTTGCTGTTCGAGTGACAAACTATTGAGATCGCACACACCGTTAAATTCTGGGTTCTTTTTAGCGATATGGTTAGCCAGCTTGGCCAGCGTCTTGGTTGGACCTATACCCACACAAACTGGCAATCCCGTCCATTGTTTGATGCGCTTCCGGATTTTCTGCCCATAACCGGTATGGCTGTGTCTTTTAAACCCGCTGAGATCCAAAAAGCATTCATCAATCGAGTAGATTTCCTGTTCGGGACTGAACATGCCTAAAATGCTCATGACGCGATTACTCATATCCGCATAGAGCGCATAGTTGGATGAATAGGCGATGATGCCGTGTTTTCTGGCTAATTCTTTCAGCTGAAACCACGGTTGCCCCATTTTGACGCCCAGCGCCTTGACTTCATTGCTTCTGGCGACCGCGCAGCCGTCATTGTTGGAGAGCACCACAACCGGCCTGCCTTCCAGCTTGGGATTGAACACCCGCTCACAACTGACATAAAAATTATGGGTCTTAGGAAGTTAAGCACTTACGGAAGTGTGTTAACTTACTGAGATGAATGTTAAAAATAGATACTATTTCCGTTCTCGGATTGGAGAAGCTAAATTCAGACAACTTATTCGCTATTTTGTTTTGGATTTTACCGCTACAAGTACCGCGCAATTGACCGGTATTTCTATCCGATCCGTCAATACGATTTACCTCAAAGTGCGGCAAAAAATTGCCTACTGCTGCGAACTTGAATCGCCGCTTCAAGGTGCTGTGGAAGTTGATGAATCTTATTTTGGCGCGCAGCGTGTCAGAGGCAAAAAAGGTCGAGGCGCTTATGGTAAAACCATTGTCTTTGGCGTTCTGAAACGCCAAGGGAAGGTATATACGGAGATTGTTCCTGATTGCTCCAAAGCCACGTTACAAGCTATTATCCGTGGGCATGTAGCACCCGATACCATCATCCATTCTGATGGCTGGCGCGGATATGACGGGCTGGTCGATATTGGTTTTGATAAGCACTTCAGGGTTTGTCATGGCAACAATGAATTCGCCAGTGGCGAGCGGCATATCAACGGCATTGAATCTTTCTGGAGCTTTGCAAAAAGGCGTTTGGCAAAGTTCAATGGTGTTCCTGAACATACCTTTTATTTGCATTTGAAAGAAACCGAATTTCGTTTTAATCATCGCCGTGATAATCTCTATCATCAGATTCTCAAATTATTACGTTTAAACCCGCTTTAACTTCCTAAGACCCAAATTATTTACATCAATTAACGCGATGGCGCGATTAGGCATAGGATGGTTGGGCATTTCCATGCAGTGCGACTACTTCGACATCTTTGCGGTTCAGGAATTTAAGCAGATAGCGGTAGGTATCCCGGTCAAAACACGGGCGCGCCGATAATTCCTCCAATTCCCGATGATCCTTGACGCTCCCCAGATGGCACCACTGGTCAAAAACATGTATTTCCGTGATGTCATAGTCCGGGTTGTGCTCCCTGATTCCAATACGGCCAGCATACGGCCATGCCAGTAGTTTGTAATGGCTCAAAGCCGCGAGCAGGCGCAGCCAGTGTGATTCGGCGGATTCCTGACCTGTACACAAGCCTTTGCAGTGTTTTAACTGGTGCGCAAAACACACACCGGAGCCTTTCTCCAGTCCCAATGCCTTATCGCACAGCCCGTATTCATCAGCCAGCTTGTTTAAAACCTCCACAGCCTGTCGCTTCGTTCTGAAAGTGCCATAGACATTGTTTGCGTTACGCCAGTCGATGTCGCTTTCATTGATCAAAGTAACCAACGGTTTGGCATTGGGGTTATTCGATACTTGCCAGGCACAGAGTTGCCGCTCACGTCTGAGCTGCCGGTTATGGATGGGTTGGTATTCCTTAATCAGGCGCGATTCCAGTAGCAGTGCGCCCAATTCTCCGCTGGTGATGCGGTATTCGACGCGCTTAATTTCCTGTGCAATGCGCATTTCCTTGGCGGAACGATGATCGCCCTGGAAGTGGTTGAATACCCGGGAGCGCAATGAAACGCTTTTGCCGACGTACAGCAATGCGGTATCGCCATGGAATAAATAAACACCGCAGGTTTCCGGGATGGCATGGATATCCAGATGATCAAGTCCCGTTGGGGTCGCCTGCTGCTTCAGCAGTGTTTTGACGGTTTCCTGTAGGGTTGATTCGCCGAATTCACGGATTGCGACATCAATGAATGCCGCCATCATTTCGGTATCGCCCATAGCGCGGTGGCGCTGGTTACAGATCAATTGAAACCTTTCGATTATGGCATTGAGGCTATGTGAATGATGCTGCGGATAGAGTTTTCTGGAGAGTTTGACCGTACACAGCAGTTTCTTTTGAAAAGTAACGCCGATGCGCTTGAATTCGTTTTTGAGGAAACCGTAATCGAAGCGTACGTTGTGAGCGCACAATACGGCATCATCCAGCCATTCCAGCAGCGTATTGCTGATTTCCTGGAAAGCCGGTGCATGATTCACCATGTCCTGGGTGATACCCGTCAATCGCTGTATGAAAGGCGAAATGCTGACTTCCGGATTGATGAGGGTATTCCAGCGGCCTACTTCAATTCCATTTTCATAACGGATCAAACCGATTTCAGTAATGCGATCCTGAGTTGGGATAGCTCCCGTCGTTTCCAGATCGAGTAACACGTAGCATGGCAATAATGTCGTCATTTGAACCGGCGGAATGATCCAATTACGACACCAAAAATCTCGAACTGGGTATCGGGACGAATGTAAATCGGCTTGTAAGCGCCAGTGGAGTTGGCTGGCAACAGTCTCGGCATTTTGTTTGCCCCATGATCCAGGATTTTGATGGTGAATTCCCGATCCACCACTGCCAGCACAATGTCACCGATATTAGGCGTTTTG
The DNA window shown above is from Nitrosomonas sp. Is35 and carries:
- a CDS encoding IS1595 family transposase is translated as MNVKNRYYFRSRIGEAKFRQLIRYFVLDFTATSTAQLTGISIRSVNTIYLKVRQKIAYCCELESPLQGAVEVDESYFGAQRVRGKKGRGAYGKTIVFGVLKRQGKVYTEIVPDCSKATLQAIIRGHVAPDTIIHSDGWRGYDGLVDIGFDKHFRVCHGNNEFASGERHINGIESFWSFAKRRLAKFNGVPEHTFYLHLKETEFRFNHRRDNLYHQILKLLRLNPL
- a CDS encoding exonuclease domain-containing protein; protein product: MTTLLPCYVLLDLETTGAIPTQDRITEIGLIRYENGIEVGRWNTLINPEVSISPFIQRLTGITQDMVNHAPAFQEISNTLLEWLDDAVLCAHNVRFDYGFLKNEFKRIGVTFQKKLLCTVKLSRKLYPQHHSHSLNAIIERFQLICNQRHRAMGDTEMMAAFIDVAIREFGESTLQETVKTLLKQQATPTGLDHLDIHAIPETCGVYLFHGDTALLYVGKSVSLRSRVFNHFQGDHRSAKEMRIAQEIKRVEYRITSGELGALLLESRLIKEYQPIHNRQLRRERQLCAWQVSNNPNAKPLVTLINESDIDWRNANNVYGTFRTKRQAVEVLNKLADEYGLCDKALGLEKGSGVCFAHQLKHCKGLCTGQESAESHWLRLLAALSHYKLLAWPYAGRIGIREHNPDYDITEIHVFDQWCHLGSVKDHRELEELSARPCFDRDTYRYLLKFLNRKDVEVVALHGNAQPSYA